AGAAGAAAAAGACCCCCTCCCACAGCCGAGAGGGGAAGCAAAACCCGGTGATCGGCGCCAAAACGCATCCGGACCATATGGGGAACAACCAATCCCACAAAACCGATCAGGCCGACTGTTGCGACACTGGCCCCTACCATGACGGAGGCGGCAAAAAAAATGACCTTCCGGTGCGTGGTCGCCGACACCCCCAGTTGGGCGGCCGATTCGTCCCCCAGAGAAATCACATTCATCTTTGATGCCTGCGCGGTCAAAATAATCAGGCCGATCAGGGTAAAACATCCGACCCAGGCCACCTGCCCCAGGGGAGGGGGTTCCAGCGACCCCATCAAAAGAAAAAGAATCTGATGCGCCTCCCCCAGCGAGACCAGCGAGTTGATGAGAAGAATCAGGGCGAAGGCAAAGGCGTTAAAAATAACGCCGGTGAGCAGAAGGGAATGGGCGGGGAGCCGCCCTTCGACACGGGCGACAAAATAGATAAGCAGAAGAGACCCCAGCGCAAAGCCGAAGGCCAGAAGGGAGATGAGGGCAAAAGGGAGTTTAAGGGCCAGGGCCAAAACGCCCCCCAGCGCCGCCCCGCCGGAAACGCCGAGAATATAAGGATCGGCCAGGGGATTGCGCAACAACGACTGGAACGCCACCCCGCTTGAGGCGAGCCCCGCGCCGACAAAAACGGCCAGCAGGACGCGGGGGAGGCGGGCATGCACAAAAAGGTCCCGCGCCAGCTCACTCCCCGACCAGAGGGCGGACGGCGAAATCGGCGGATTGCCCAGAAAGGAAAAAAGGACAATCGCCGCGGCGGTCAAAACTCCAAGCCCCAGCATCCATGCAAGCCAGCGGTTAAAATTGAGAGAGGTTTGCATTGGTTCAAATCCCCCCTGGCCCCCCTTTGTCAAAGGGGGGTGGGGGGGGATTTAGCACTTCATGTAGTTTCCTCGCCCCCACAAGCAGACGCTTTGAGGCGCGAAAATCGGCGATGTCCAAAAAATAGATCCGCCCGTTTTTTACCGCCGGAACCGACCGGAACTGCCGATACCAGTCCATCTTTTTCTCTTTGCCGCCGGTCTCATTTCCCATTGTCAGATCGACAATCACCTCCGGCCGGGCGGAAATCAGCTGATCGATGCCGTAGTTGGGATATCTTAAGAGGGAATTTCCGGCAATGTTTTTGCCGCCGACGATCTCCAGCAGATCGTCGAGAAGATTATTCCCTCCTACAACGACCAGCGGCTTTAACCCTACCACCATCAAAACGCGCGGGGAAGGCGCCTCACTCAACGGATGCATGGTCTTAAAGCCCTTTCGCAGGGCTTCAACCAGTTCCTTCCCGCGCTCTTCCTTTCCGACCAGTCCGGCAATTTCCAAAAGGGATTTGAAGGTCTCCTCCAGCCGGTTGAAGGAAAAAAGTTTTACGGGAATTCCCTGACGGCTTAAAAAATCGATATCCCCTTTCGCCGAATTTTCTTTCGATCCGATGACCAAATCGGGGCTCAAGGCCAGCGCCTTCTCTCCATCCACCTGCAGGTAATCGGCCACACGGGGGATTTTTTTGGCCGCCGGGGGATTGTCGCACCAAGTGGTGGCGCCGACAATTTTATCCCCCACTCCCAGTTCAAATAAAATCTCTGTAATATTCGGCTTTAAGGAGATGATCCGATCAAAAGCCTCGACCTCGTAACATAAACAGGATATACTGCTTACCATTGTGAAAAAGAAACAGACCAAGGGCTTGACACGGCGCGTTACAGCGCCTATGAAAGAGGGTGGAAGATAAGGAGAAATCATGTTACTTGCCTTGGAAATTTGGGTTGGAATCGTCATCCTGGTTTTGGGCCTGGGGGTCGTTGGGGGGAGTCTGAACTCCCATCGACGACACGAATCAAGGGGTGCGATTTGGCGCCTTGTCAACCCGGTTCATTGGACTCATCATCACCGCAAAGCGGCATAATACCCTTAAAATTGTAGCAATTCGGTCTCGGATGGATGTCTTGAGGTTCCATCGGCTGTTTGAGCGCACCGAAATCCAATCGCCAATCGGTTCATTCTTCAAACCCAATGACCAAATCAAGTGGCGATAATAAAGACCGCGAGTTCCGAT
The Deltaproteobacteria bacterium DNA segment above includes these coding regions:
- a CDS encoding iron ABC transporter permease, yielding MQTSLNFNRWLAWMLGLGVLTAAAIVLFSFLGNPPISPSALWSGSELARDLFVHARLPRVLLAVFVGAGLASSGVAFQSLLRNPLADPYILGVSGGAALGGVLALALKLPFALISLLAFGFALGSLLLIYFVARVEGRLPAHSLLLTGVIFNAFAFALILLINSLVSLGEAHQILFLLMGSLEPPPLGQVAWVGCFTLIGLIILTAQASKMNVISLGDESAAQLGVSATTHRKVIFFAASVMVGASVATVGLIGFVGLVVPHMVRMRFGADHRVLLPLSAVGGGLFLL
- a CDS encoding ABC transporter substrate-binding protein, translated to MVSSISCLCYEVEAFDRIISLKPNITEILFELGVGDKIVGATTWCDNPPAAKKIPRVADYLQVDGEKALALSPDLVIGSKENSAKGDIDFLSRQGIPVKLFSFNRLEETFKSLLEIAGLVGKEERGKELVEALRKGFKTMHPLSEAPSPRVLMVVGLKPLVVVGGNNLLDDLLEIVGGKNIAGNSLLRYPNYGIDQLISARPEVIVDLTMGNETGGKEKKMDWYRQFRSVPAVKNGRIYFLDIADFRASKRLLVGARKLHEVLNPPPPPFDKGGPGGI